Below is a genomic region from Castanea sativa cultivar Marrone di Chiusa Pesio chromosome 2, ASM4071231v1.
ataacatctatttaacatcacacaataagaagatttacaagacaataactaaacatcaaataatacaaaacatttagtcttaacttttatgtcttaaacctcaatacaacatcaaacaataagaagatttataacaagtcattactcattacataagcacataataattaataactaataagccaacaaaatttataacataatattagccatcaaaatttttttttttttccataggccaaatcatgtatcggccggaattcacatctcggccggaattggccggaatggaccggaatggccCGAAATCTGGCCTGAGGTGGAACGTTGGGTATCCtggtaccggtttgcataccggaacAAAAAATTCCagccgttccggccggaacggaacggaatcaataacaatgggTGTAACAACAAATAATATAGCTCTTACTGCATGGGACATGggtataaaatttttaaaggtaAAGGTTGATTAGTGATAACTTGCTTAACTTCTTCTAGggcatggttgtcaaaattaCGACCTAGATCTTAAGATCGCATGATTTTACGATTTCACCTTACTAAAATGTTTAGGATCGCACTAGAATTGTAAAAATGGTAGGATCCTATGTAGGATCGTGTAGGATCATAAGATTGTATGGGATCCTACTGGTTCTATCGATCCTAccaaaacattattattatttttttttttggtataaagtTTTGGTTATGATGAAGCTTTAAGGGTTGTTTTTCTATGTTGTGATGgtatgcttttttttaaaaaaaaaatataattatgttaacctaagcaaatgttttctagtttctagttcaTTTGTAATCAAAATGGAGGAATACTTCatcatttctaaataaaaaaatttaattggcTTTGCTACCTTTTAAGCTATAATGTtcttaaatttgtttgatcaatatactaatttgtgttctaatattactaaatttatatatatatataattttattagtatgcttgtatttgtatattgattgattgatttttttagcATGCTCTATAATTATTGCTGAGTGGTATAACTTGAATGGTTGAGTGTGAagttgtattttgattttttttgcagctctagtatacaaatatacaatgttTACATAGATGATGAACTGGATGATAATGATTAGGATGATGGTTAGAAGAACTCTAGAATGGGAATAATTAAATATTCACTTCACCTTAATATTCATCttgcttttggatttcatattttAGTAAGctaattttcatttgataacttattttggattttaaacttggaacttggaaaatatttccATGTGTTGATAATTATTTTGGTATCTAGTTGCTgattaaatatttattgaactttttagatacattgggtcaaaacttatatatatatatttgtttctttAGTATAGATGTAACGATGTATGACATGCAAATTGcatcatatgatgcaaatctttgttttttttggataatttcaaaattttcgtGATTATTCAATATACAAAGTTAttatcaatttgtttttttgctttaaatatgaATATATGTAAGATCTTATGATCTACGATCTGATCTTATGATCTACGATCCCACCCACTTCTTACAATTTTACATAGGATCCTGATTTTTGACAACCTTGTTCTGGGGACAGTTCCAGCTTGACTCGTTTAATTTGTGATTGCAATATCCTCATGAATAGAGAGTGGACAGTTTGTCTACGTCATATATACCGTGAGGCAAATAGCGTTGCAAATGGGCTTGCAAAAAGGGCGCAAAGAAGCAAGCTAGAGATCTATTTCTATTGTCCATCTTTTGTTCTATGTAGACATACTTGGGACCCTTTGCTGATATATGTACTCCTAGAGAATGCCCTCTGGTTCCTTTTGTAACTAGACACCACCTCTAGGCGTTTAATGAATATACTTGATGTATTTGCTCtttaatatttgaataaatttcccctttctacccaaaaaaggaaaaagaaatatgcTAGTGATTTACATCACTTACACCTCGATCTCTCACCAAATTTATAATCTTTGGTCTTTGAAATTTGCtgaacttttcaattttcttctgGCTTCAAAGTAGcaatttgttctttaaattatataaaatggtCCTAATTAATTCATATGCTCATCTGAACATGGATATATCATTTGGTTGGGTAAATTAAAAAGTGTGCAAGCATTTTAAGTAGATTAAAAATGCTACATTGACTAGTTGGTAATTCGATAGTTATAGCAATTGGGGGCGAGGAAAAATTTCAACTTCGGTTCTCCTCTTAAAAGAGaacaaacaatattattgagttacaagactcttgagTCTTAACAACATTGGTAGAAATTGGTTGTGGTCACATAacacttttattttacattatgGTTGCTCACATATAATTTTAAGATCACTaatttgatctctctctctctctctctctctctctctctctctctctctccttgttttttttttggggggtaatACCCAATCAAATAACACATTAGCCTTGAGATTAATTGTATGGACCAAAATTGAAACATTTGACATTATATAGAGTACAAATTAGTATTTTGTAATGAGGACAGGctcttctcttcctctttttgggtcttttctccttaaaaattatATGGTTTTGGAGTCTTGGACCTATTCCTTGTTCcctatttatataattaatcatattcattaaaaaaaaaaatctaggtacagaaattataaaattgaacaAACTTTAAAAATTACGTGGACGAGTGtatctctattttctttttcttttttaagtaagAGACTAAGAGGTGACTGAACTGAATACGTTGAACCTAGTCATGATGTAGACATATCACTAATATTaccgtttaaaaaaaaaaaaaatcacgaaGATTACCATGtgacaagtatttttttttcgaTGTTATCTATGTTTGCTTCTCCTAGTACATTCGAAACGGACAGAACAGTGGTCGGTGAACACTCTACTCAACTAACAcacatttgttttttgtaaatcaaattatataatataaaaagcAATAATACTATATAAGTACTATACTATATGAAAAACACTATGGGGCCAGCCAGCGTCATTGTGATGACCTCATGGATATGAGGTAGGTTTGTATTTGTCACAACGAAATCGCCTTCCAATGTCTACTTTTACTTCCAATTGCGTTCTTTTAAGTAGTCACAGGGTTACCCttaagaaattattttgtatatattcaTTAGAATAATCAACCGctcgaaaaaaataaaaattctaaacatgCACCCacattcataaaaatatatagccACAAAAgcttagccaaaaaaagaaaagaaaaaaaaaagacataaaaatgtttctgtttaagaagaaaaaactaatatccatcctttttttttttcttttgaaaagatGTGAGGTGAAATATGATCTAAATGgtagtataattttattttattttcaggaaaaacaaaaaagatcaTAGATAATGCTTAAGATAAATCGAAGTGATTGATTGGTAgagtataaaataaattataaaaagtgggataaattatttttatttatgggaaATTGGGATAGTTACTGGTCGATGGTTCATAAAGTAGGGATGTCATGATTTTCAAAGGTGAGGTtgtatggttttttttctttgaaaaatagtttattttattttcttagaacCATatatttgaagggaaaaaagaatatattataAGAATgatattgattaattttatgGTTCAGatcaaatattataattaaaagaTACATCTAATgctatgttatttaaaattttaagtaataggaTGTTTCATATATGATTAGATCAAAAATTATTTCCATTTGAAATGAAATGTAGATGATTTTATTCTATCACATCGACAGCACCTAGAAACTTGGATGATCTAAATAAAATGATGGCCCAGATAACAATTATTCCCAATAAAGGGAATAAAATGAACTTACCTAAAAATGGAAACGACTTGTGGGAGGTGTGAAACGTAGTAGATTTCTATGGATCTTTACCAACCAAAGCGTTTGGACACATTCTAGGTAAAGATtgatattctctctttttttttcttttattactattatttatgcAAAGATGATTGGCAAAGGTCATTGTCGCAGACATTTTGTACCAGTCAATGGATTCCACGATTCGTCCATTACTAACCCCATGAAACCAAAATAATCATGGCCActgttttatttgttatggACAACCATGACCACTGTTCAAGGAGGTACCCATGGTTATAAATTGGGTTCCCGTCCCTCAACACATTCAGCTCAAACTCACATTCACCCAGcaatacaagagagagagagtgagagagagagagagagatggaaatTGTTCAAGTGCTCCACATGAATGGAGGAATTGGAGAAACAAGTTATGCCAACAACTCCCTGGTTCAGgtaaacttaattaattagtaaCCCAGTCCTTCACTAATATTACAAACTGTATACAGGTGGTAGCTAGATGATTCTCCAACTTCATCGATTGCTCAAGCCAGGCCAATGCCTTGCAAAATGGGTATTTTTGTGTGCCACGTTCTGTtatacccccaaaaaaaaattgcattataTATCCCATAAACAATTAATAACACGTAGAATAGTTTTGATGTATTTCAACTTTCAAGCTATAATTAATAGAATATGATTTTAACACATGGTATTTTGTTTACATATATTCTTACAGTCCCGCtgtaaaatatatagttttatacGTGCTTTTTGTTCACTTGTGCGTAAGGGGAAAAATACAAAGGAATAATGTTATTTAGACGAAACAAGGAGTAATACGTATACATAAtttgtctttatattttatagttaaaatCACTGAAGGTAATTAATGAGTTATCTTATCTGCACAGTATATGTGCAAAATTTAGATCACAACTCATTCAAACTACTCTTTGTTTTGGACTTTGGGCAGCAAAAAGTAATATCCATGACCAAACCCATCAGAGAGGAAGCTATAACTAATCTCTACTGCAGCACCTTGCCAAGAAACCTAACCATTGCAGACTTGGGCTGTTCTTCTGGACCAAATACTTTATTTGTGGTTTCTGAAATTATCAAGGTAGTGGACAAGCTTCGCCAAAAGCTAGGCCATGAATCACCTGAATATCAAGTGTTTTTGAACGACCTTCCCGGAAATGATTTTAATACCATTTTCAAGTCACTGTTGCCAAGCTTCCAGAAAGAAATGAGTTATCAACTGGGGCATGGTGCTGGTCCATGTTTGTTATCAGGAACTCCTGGTTCCTTCTATGGCAGGCTTTTTCCTAGCAAGAGTCTGCATTTTGTCCATTCTTCTTATGGTCTCCAATGGTTGTCTCAGGTAACTTAATTATTCTTAAAACAGAGAAGtctaaaatgattaattatatCTAAAATTAGGTGATATGGgtttataataaaatcaaaattgtaaCAATCCATCTTATTTTAGACCTTCCCTAACAATACAATGCATTACAAAAGAAATTCACATTTCATGTTTTGGATTTTAAGCATTGTGAAGTAAGTGGCTAGCTATATATGAACagtgtaatttatattttcaaccACTCAAAGAATAACCTTAATTTGAATATAGAAACACAAGAATATACATATTCAATAAGAAAACTTTCATTAAGATGAGTAAAGACCAACATCCATCTTCCAAGCATCCCAAACTGCAAGAGGAAGGGAATAATATGAGGTCATTTGGAATTGCTCAGTCAACAAGGTCCtcataattatatatgtatgcAAATGCAACTGGTAATGACTTGCAAGTGGATTGAGTTGTTGAAGTGAAAGTGTCTGTTTTAAGGTCACTATTCAAGATATGCAATGACAAATTGATATAGTTCACACATTGACATCTGTTGGCATCACATTAAAATAAGCATTAATGAATGTTAATGTTATTGTGCATTAGGTTCCGGAAGGGCTGGAGAATAATAAAGGGAACATTTACATGGCATGTACAAGCCCACCAGGTGTTCTTAAGGCCTACTACGAGCAATTTCAAATagatttttcaatgtttttgaaGTGTCGTGCAGAGGAGTTAGTAGCAGGAGGGAAAATGGTACTAACATTTTTGGGAAGAAGAAGTGAAGACCCATCTAGCAAAGAATGTTGTTACATTTGGGAGCTTTTGGCTATGGCACTCAATGACATGGTCTCTGAGGTAACTTGCGCTACTACAAATTCAACTTTGGGTATTAAATGATGGAAAGTTTCCTATTGGTTTCACTTAATTATGATTAGTAGACTCATTATTAAGTATTTACTAAATGTTTAGTAGCTATTctgaattttgttgaattgaTGAAAAGTTAATAACAAAATTAGATTCTTCTATTAATTGACCAAAAAGAATTAgattcttctatttatttatttttaattaaattatttgatgtataattaaattaattaacgtAGTAATTAATCTAggaactttttattattattattgtatattGATATCTTGTGTGTTTAAGATAATTGCccattataaaattataataatgtaTTATTGCCAtatcaacattttatttattcattctcaaaaaaaaaaattttttatttattttcgaATTAGTTAATGCAATTTTCAAAAGCAAGGGTTTCTAAATATGTTACTGTGGACCTACTTGAGGTTCTTGGCTATGTTCTAACaagtgattgatttttttgcaTGTAACAGTGGGAgaaaaggtttttatttattttttatctctatCTTCCACACAGAAGAACGAAGTACCATTGAGAATTTGGAATATAAGGCTACTGACAACTAATTAATAAACTGATCTTTcggtttttttccccctaaataGTGGAAGATTAAAATTGAACACATCTTTTCACTATAATGGATTAGGCAAGATTACTGAGCCATAAATTAATCTTTTGTCTATTGATAAcgattttttctttatcttcttctttttcttatattttgatatattataaataaagctCTTCCCAACTTTGCATAAAGTTTATTGCGCTAAAAGTATAGGTTGTGTATTCCAGGGACTCATAGAAGAAGATAAAATGGATTCATTCAACATTCCTCAATACACACCATCCCCGTTAGAGGTGAAATTCGAAATTTCAAAAGGAGGATACTTCGCCATTGATCGCCTTGAGGTTTCTGAAGTTAATTGGAATGTCTATGACAATGAATTCAACCCATCTGATGCATTTCGTGATGATGGATACAATGTTGCAAAGTGCATGAGAGCAGTGGCTGAACCCTTGCTTGTTAGTCACTTTGGAGATGCAATAATTGACGAAGTCTTCCATAGGTACAAGGAAATTATTTCTGATCACATTTCTAAAGAGAAGACTCAATTTATCAATGTGACCATTTCTATGACAAAAAGAGGATGATCAAGATATTTATATATGGGTGATTGAATAATGTCATTTCCTTGTTCGAACGACTTAAATAGTGTTGTTGTCTAATAATATTGTGGTAAGTCAAGATCTTGTATTTTGCTTTTCAAATTCCAGTACAAAGGGATGAGGTGTATTATCTGCTAGTGCTTTTTAATGTACTCAAATTACGTATATGAAAATTGGCTTGGATTGTTCTTAGTGACCTGTAGTGCTGACAATTTCTCCTCCTCTCTTGCAATTTGACCTGAAGAAAGTTCAAAACCCACCGGGAAACTTGTGACACACAAACACAAGGTTATTAACAATATTACCAATAGCCTGTTCCTTGGGATTTTGAGGCCAAAGGACAACAGAAAATTGAGATAATCAAATCAAAGATTCTAAACCCCTTGACGACAACTCAATTCATAAAGCTTTGAGCTTATGAACTTAATATGTAATATTTTGAACAAATCCCTTTGCAATTAACTTGACAGCCCTACAGGAAATTTGGCCTTTATCTTCTATTAATGaattttacacttaaaattGTTTCCTCAAAATCCATGGAAATTCCTCCTTCTTGAAAACAAGCatctttcatttttcaaaacagaaCTCCAAAATTGCTTTTCCttgaaaaaatgcaaaaactattttcttgAATAAATTTCCTAAATTAATCCTCATCTTCCAAAACCCATATGAACAAAATTCTTTCATTCTGAATTTTcctattattttccaaaaaactgctgtcttgttttcaaaaacttaaaaaaaaagctttgtcCATGGGTAAAACCAATGGAACCCATAGACTCAGGGACACAGCCACCGTTGGACTTGCCCcgctaattttttttgtttaaattattattattattattattattattattattatatgtgtactaattttagcaattttgttttataaaattacgtttttctcttcttaaataatatcattgattctttaaagagtaatgctatacttacaaacttttttacaacatttttacaaattgttttggtagcaaattcttattggttcgcataTAGGCTCACCacttacatcatttttttttacttaccaataatcacttatcatatcaacaatttatagaaaagtttgtaactttagcatttttctcattttagtgaccataaaaaaaatttatggatctaaaatctaaaacaaaatatacaagatcaaaaaaattagctcaacaacaaaaattatcaatagtaaaattaaaaaaaaaaattaagtccaatcaatcaattttatctaaaataaacaACCTAggccctttaaaaaaattctaaagaaaaataattttttcttacccacaccaaaaaaaaaaaaaaaaatcacgacTAAGTAGTAGGAGAGGCAAAAGTTAAAACTGCCACACATAGCCAACAGTAAAATTGCCCCTCCTAACTTAAAGTTCTGGTTCCGTCTTTGCATAGACTCCAAAGTCAAGCCAACTGAGTTAcaaaccccctccccccaaaattTAACCATAGTGCTTCTTATTGTCTTTTTGCATAAGAAAATTACATTGGAGCATAAATTGCAATTTAAGCCTTGCTATGCTTTCTAAAGGAGAAATGTTAGCTATAGTTAATTcaaatgcaatatttttttagcaattaAACTCAGTCATCTTTTGCTGGTACTTGACCATCTTCTAAGATGCTTCTTCTCTTACTTCGTCCAAGCAGTCCAGGTTGACCTTCAGTTGATCGTCGTTGCTATCTTCTTGGAAAACTTCTCTTCTCATGCTAGTGACTCCTACTTCGATTGGTATTACTGCTTCAGTGGTGTAGGTGAGTTTGAATGGCATCTCTACCGTCGAGGTCCTTGCGATGGTTCTGTAGGTCCACAAGACATTCAGCACTTCCTCAGGCCATGCGCCCTTTGCCTCCTCTAGTGATCTTCAACAACGTTCGATTCGTCACTTCCATCTGTCCGTTGGCTTGTGGATATCCCGGTGAACAGAACTGGTTCTTGATTTCTAATCCTGAGCAGAAGTTCCTGAAGTCTTGATTGATGAACTGGCGCCTCCCATAATACATAGATAAACATACCCATGAATTCAACCTCGTGCTCagagtcttcttcttcttctcctttagATTCGGAAACCCTCTTTTTCTTGGCTGGTTCATCATCAGGATCCTCAAGAACATCCTCAGACTCTTCAAAGGACAAGTCCACATCAGGACCGCGCGTGGCAAAACTAGGAATGGAGGAAGGGGTAACCACTAAGGAGGAGCCATCCTTCACAGCCTAGGATAGAGATGCAAAAGGGTCACTGGTGGAGATAATAAGGGGCGTGACCAGAGAAACAGCCTCAACCTGAACAGCAGCAGTAGGGATGGCCCCTTCCTGGGAAGTAGGTGTCGAGACAGGAATGGGAATGGTCTCACTAACCCCTTCAACAGGAACTCCCTGTGGAGCAGCAAGAGTGGCAGATTGCAATAGGGAACACCATATCTGCCCCATCAAAGAAACCCCCTATGGGAGTACCCATGGAGGCAGAAATCTCTTTAGCCATGGGGCGATACACAGAGATGGGTTCAGATTCGgtttgagaaaataaaagacGAAGGTTAATGAcatgtattaaaataaaaaaggggggggggggggaagaaggAGGCATACTTCAAACTCAGGCTCATCAAGTGAAATAGGATAGGTAGCAGACAAGTCCTCCTTGTACTTcgattgtaaaaaataaaaaaataaaaatgaaatgagAAGAAGGGGATAAGCCAGCAGGAGTACAGGGTTAGCCACAAGAAGAATCCTATACAAGAATGATAAAGAATAGGGAAAGTTAGAGATGACATACTCTCCGCTCAGTAGTGGTGGGTGCTTGAGGAGGAGAAATCTTCCTTTTACTACCCCGGGTCCTGCTGGAAGGAGGAGCATCAGTGGATGGCCGAAGAATGGTAGGCCTAGTCTTGCCTGCGATGGAACGCTTGCTAGAGCGGGTGCGAACCAAAAAAGGAGTAGTGCTCTCTAATACAATGTTACTCATAGGAGGAAGGTCACTTTCAAAAGGTACAATATCTGAGCAAGTTTCAGAGGAACCATCACCTGCCTTCTTCTTCGCAGACTTGGACTTGATGGAACCCTTCTTCGCGGGCACGGGGACATTAGTCACATTCACTTTCTTCTCCCAGCCAGCGAGGTAATCACCAGCGTGCCAATGCCACCCTCTCTCCTTCTCGACCCACTCGAATATGGCATATCGGCTTTGTTTCCTAGCATAAGCCAGCACGAACGCAAAAGGCAAAAGCAAGTGAGGATTGGCAGAGACGACTGCGTCAAGCCTATCAGGAAGGATGAGGAAAAATTCTTGACTACCCAACAACTCATTCTCAAAAGAAATCATCACTGCTTGCCAGTACCCATGCATAGTAGCGGTACAAATGCATTCCCTCTGAGAGCCAAGAATAGTAACTGCGGTAAAGTGCTGgctccaaaactcaaaagcgGTATGCCGTAGGAACGGTCGTACAGAAGTGGGGGACTTCGCGAGAAAAGAGATGTCATCAAGAATGTCCTGATTCAGTCCAAATTGCCTCCTCACCCAGTTAGCAGGATAATGTACAAACCTGACGCCTTCATCAGCCAAATAAGGCAACCACCCAGCGTTGGTGGCTGCCAAGTATGTTATACCCCTCTCCTCAAAGTTAGTCAGTGGGGTAGTGGtgccaacaacatcaacaaatgTACCCATTACAGAATCCATACACGTATAACCTGTACCTAAATTCCTATACGTCCTCCAGGAAGACCCAACTCCTTTATCAAAGAATTCAACAATAGGATGATCAATTGGTTTCAAACCAGCCCAACAAAAAGCCAAAGGAAAATCAGAACCTGCCATAAAAGTCTGTGATAACCTTTGGACATGAATTGTACTTTTCTTTGGCAAATCGAACAGGCCTACACTTTGCCAGATGCCTGGTTCAACGCTTATACAACACATGCTGTAAGATGTTATTATGAACAGAAGTGGTCATTATATGATAGGAACCTGCCTGACTCTCATTGCTCTGTAGGATGTCTAACTGGACATACAGATGCCCTAGGAACATGGGTGCCAGCGGCAAACTCACCCCAGCAGAAATCTTAATAGCCAACCGAAAGTACAGAGGCTTCACAGTGTAGTGGGGATGGGAACCAAAAATAAACTTACATAGCCAAAATGTGATAAAGGCCGCACAGCTAGCAGCGACAGAGAGCTTTGAAGGAGAACCAATCCAAAATGATAACTTGGCCTTGCCACTCATCCTTTTCTTCAACTCAGTCTCCACGACCTCTTCTTCTGGAGAAAGCTCTAGAATGGCAGGATCGATGTCACCAAGGATGGGCAGAAGCAACTGATTCGCCACGTCCTCCACGGTCATGATGATCTCACCGCAGGAGAGTAAGAAGGTATGGGTAGTGGTGCACCATCGACGGACTAAATGGCGGAGGTTGAATAAGTCCTTGAAATTAGCCAAACGATGAGATAGAACGATGACCTTCAATACACCGACCCACTGTAGTAATCCCATAAAGCCCGTATCAGAAAGCTCTCTATCTACCTACTCCTTCCAACCCGAGGCGGCACCGGACCCAAATTCAAAATGGATTGGTACAGGGAGTGCAGTGCCTTGGCGGATGGCAATATCAGAAATCAAAGAGGCCAATGGAGCCCAAGAAATGTCGGGGTTACGCCGGCAAAGAGCGAGCCACACACGGCCCGGCGGCGGCAGCACATAATCACTAAGAACCTTAGGGAAGTGGCCATGAACATCATACCAAGGATCTATAAGGGGGGCACACTCACTGTTGGGATCACGTCGTTCTACTTCCTTATCAAAATGGTCCGATTCAGAATAGGCAGCCTCTTCGGCCGCCTCACGCACAGCAGGATCATCAATAACCTCTTTCCCCTTATGGCGGGAACAGGTTTGACCTTTTGCCAATGTCATGGAGTATCGATTGATCAGGGAAGATAGTTTGTGGTGATTGGGAAGGACACAgggaagaaaagagaagagaaatggTGTTTGTGTCCGAAATATGAAGGGACTTGGTTTTAAATACCAACGCCATGGAGAATGGTACGAAGGGATGTGATGGGTCAATTAGTGGATAAGGGAAGGAGTTAATGAAGCGGGGGTTGTGTTTTAGAATAACTGCTAAACTAGGAAATTCGAAGAGCCAACATTGTTCACcgtaggaaaagaaaaaaaaatgtatgagttGGGGTCCACTTTTCGAAAAAGTCCGTgaagggaaagaagaagaagaaaacagaaGGTGTACGtctttagaccccttaaaacaactagattaacctagttatttagccaagttattaacttaggtaaattatgcaaatctaggttaacacaaaacaatcatattatgcaaagcagcggaaaaataaataacacaaggatatgatgacctaggaaaaccaaatcggtaaaaaacttggggaggatttaacctagctatcttcaaggtaaaactgaatccactatgaagaaattgaagtttacacaatagcgacttagaccactaacatcctattgctacctcgagtaggaaacttactaccacaaccacgtgacagctcctagtccacagactacttccttcttggattcccagcaagcacaagcactccagCTTGTATATCgttaagctcttaatgcagcaactaaatgatcaccaagttcttgatatagtcttgatccttgataaccctaagtatgtgtgaaggcaaacacctctagatctcacagaaagattcacacacatagaATTAACCACTactaaaaa
It encodes:
- the LOC142625917 gene encoding S-adenosyl-L-methionine:benzoic acid/salicylic acid carboxyl methyltransferase 2-like, encoding MEIVQVLHMNGGIGETSYANNSLVQQKVISMTKPIREEAITNLYCSTLPRNLTIADLGCSSGPNTLFVVSEIIKVVDKLRQKLGHESPEYQVFLNDLPGNDFNTIFKSLLPSFQKEMSYQLGHGAGPCLLSGTPGSFYGRLFPSKSLHFVHSSYGLQWLSQVPEGLENNKGNIYMACTSPPGVLKAYYEQFQIDFSMFLKCRAEELVAGGKMVLTFLGRRSEDPSSKECCYIWELLAMALNDMVSEGLIEEDKMDSFNIPQYTPSPLEVKFEISKGGYFAIDRLEVSEVNWNVYDNEFNPSDAFRDDGYNVAKCMRAVAEPLLVSHFGDAIIDEVFHRYKEIISDHISKEKTQFINVTISMTKRG